The following coding sequences lie in one Paroedura picta isolate Pp20150507F chromosome 10, Ppicta_v3.0, whole genome shotgun sequence genomic window:
- the C10H4orf36 gene encoding uncharacterized protein C4orf36 homolog has protein sequence MEYDLHRRKKLTSVLKASIYQVHDRLEFALITRDFLKLSQEQKRNPLHDDIRYGCPFKLRPVTTVWKVWYPSLEALEHERILERQRLENIDYQNKLAQEVEPELKRGAFLARRPLPLHVFRTLCTGSLWC, from the exons ATGGAGTACGACTTGCACAGGAGGAAGAAATTAACATCCGTCTTAAAAGCCAGCATTTACCAAGT GCACGACCGCCTAGAATTCGCTTTGATTACCAGAGATTTCCTAAAACTGTCCCAGGAGCAAAAACGCAATCCTCTCCACGATGACATACGCTACGGTTGTCCTTTCAAACTGCGACCGGTGACAACTGTTTGGAAGGTTTGGTACCCCTCGCTGGAGG CATTAGAGCACGAAAGGATTTTGGAACGCCAAAGACTGGAGAACATTGACTATCAAAACAAGCTTGCGCAGGAAGTAGAACCCGAACTGAAAAGAGGGGCATTTTTGGCCAGGAGACCTTTGCCGCTACACGTCTTCAGGACACTCTGCACTGGTTCACTGTGGTGTTAA